A genomic region of Campylobacter corcagiensis contains the following coding sequences:
- a CDS encoding UbiX family flavin prenyltransferase, with amino-acid sequence MRILLCITGASLVNLGLKLIPHIAKENELFVIISKNAKVVLEKENGLKFDEKLYPNAIFFNDENIYEGPASGSFDIDKTIIAPCSINTLAKIHSGICDSLISRAAAVSLKEQKKLILGVREMPLSTISLKQMHELSSYGVIIAPPILGSYAGFKSVNEIENFILGKWLDLLEIKNEIYKKWS; translated from the coding sequence ATGAGAATTTTACTTTGCATAACGGGTGCTAGTTTAGTGAATTTAGGCTTAAAGCTAATTCCACATATTGCTAAAGAAAACGAACTTTTTGTAATAATAAGCAAAAATGCAAAAGTTGTTTTAGAAAAAGAAAATGGCCTGAAATTTGATGAAAAACTCTATCCAAACGCTATATTTTTTAACGATGAAAATATCTACGAAGGTCCAGCCTCAGGCTCATTTGACATAGATAAAACAATTATCGCACCTTGTAGTATCAACACCTTAGCTAAAATTCACTCAGGCATTTGTGACAGTTTAATCTCAAGAGCTGCAGCAGTTTCTTTAAAAGAGCAAAAAAAGCTTATTTTAGGCGTTAGAGAGATGCCATTATCAACAATTTCTTTAAAACAGATGCATGAGTTATCAAGCTATGGAGTTATTATCGCACCGCCTATTTTAGGAAGTTATGCAGGATTTAAAAGTGTTAATGAGATAGAAAATTTCATACTTGGAAAGTGGCTTGACCTACTTGAGATAAAAAACGAAATTTATAAAAAGTGGAGTTAA
- a CDS encoding molybdopterin molybdotransferase MoeA, producing the protein MNEVGLDEISNMLEPFLTTTTVNLDECLGEILSSDIIAQKSLPCFDNTALDGYAYNYADRGKKLKILGTILAGDKSVYEIKSGQCYKIMTGAIFPKGADTIVRLEDAKFDGEFLVPDNDTKQFNALRYAGEEIKKGEILLKKGEILTPALAMYLASQGITKIEVAKKPSIAIFSTGDEIKEPWEEADESEIYNANATGISAVLAKFGFKSQYIGIIKDDFNQTLQRLKDASENFDVIITSGGASKGEADFMHRALSSLDFTQTLNGIKIVPGGGPTKCYKKGSKLAFVLPGNPMAAFLMTYLITIPVLFRALGKKDFLYQKVRANLKGSLQLKPNRSNIVYGIYENGEFIPTNTKFGSGMIRPLVESNAMLVSKFNQTKLENEQILEILLTKV; encoded by the coding sequence ATGAATGAAGTTGGATTGGATGAAATTTCTAATATGCTTGAGCCTTTTTTAACAACAACTACTGTTAATTTAGATGAGTGTTTGGGTGAAATTTTAAGTAGTGATATCATAGCTCAAAAAAGTCTTCCTTGTTTTGATAATACAGCTCTTGATGGATACGCTTATAACTACGCTGATAGAGGTAAAAAACTTAAAATACTAGGCACCATTTTAGCTGGAGATAAAAGTGTATATGAGATAAAAAGTGGGCAGTGTTATAAAATAATGACAGGAGCGATATTTCCAAAAGGCGCTGATACTATTGTAAGGCTAGAAGATGCTAAATTTGATGGTGAATTTTTAGTGCCTGACAACGATACTAAGCAGTTTAACGCTCTAAGATATGCTGGAGAAGAGATAAAAAAAGGTGAAATTTTACTTAAAAAAGGTGAAATTTTAACACCGGCTTTAGCCATGTATCTAGCAAGTCAAGGAATTACGAAAATAGAAGTAGCAAAAAAGCCTAGCATTGCGATTTTTTCAACAGGCGATGAGATAAAAGAGCCATGGGAAGAAGCTGATGAGAGTGAAATTTATAACGCAAACGCTACTGGAATTTCAGCAGTTTTAGCTAAATTTGGCTTCAAAAGCCAATACATTGGCATTATAAAAGATGATTTCAACCAAACTTTACAAAGACTAAAAGATGCTAGCGAAAATTTTGACGTCATCATCACAAGCGGCGGTGCAAGCAAAGGCGAAGCAGACTTTATGCACAGAGCACTTAGTAGTTTGGATTTTACTCAGACATTAAATGGTATAAAAATCGTCCCAGGCGGTGGACCAACAAAGTGCTATAAAAAAGGCTCAAAACTTGCATTTGTGCTACCTGGAAACCCAATGGCGGCTTTTTTAATGACATATCTTATAACCATACCTGTACTATTTAGGGCTTTAGGAAAAAAGGACTTTTTATATCAAAAAGTAAGAGCAAATTTAAAAGGTTCATTACAGTTAAAACCAAATAGATCAAATATTGTTTATGGAATTTATGAAAATGGTGAATTTATACCTACAAACACTAAATTTGGCTCTGGAATGATAAGACCATTAGTAGAATCAAACGCCATGCTTGTATCAAAATTTAACCAAACCAAGCTTGAGAACGAGCAAATTTTAGAAATTTTATTGACAAAGGTGTAA
- a CDS encoding type I restriction endonuclease subunit R — MIKTRIDERYEFQSEILDYLKKHNGYFIRKNKNYDKNFAMDFKVLFKFLEITQKDELIKLKKIHEKDLAKTIIKSINKSISSSNLLRTLKNGVEISGIKLNLLYTKPASNLNSDLVEKYDQNIFSVIEEVKISDKERVDLVLFLNGFAIMCIELKTLPNTYEDAINQYKTQRDINNRIFANKTGVLVAFAMDRNECYMTTKLDKEKTIFLPFNMGKGKGIDQGGGNPIFKDRASVSYMWEDVFKKESVIELISKFIMDDKNLVFPRFHQRDVIKKIIADVLKNKTSKNYLIQHSAGSGKTKTIAWLSHRLATLHNENDKVIFNKVVVVTDRVVVDRQLQNAIEALGLKAGFVETMDDSKNSSDLAAALNSNTKIIVTTIQKFPYILDSIKKLKDQNFAVIIDEAHSSTSGKNMSALNVALGGGDAQDQLEKEILSFGKQDNVSMFAFTATPKNSTIELFGNINKNGQKEAFHLYSMKQAIEEGFILDVLSNYMTYKTYFDLVKTVANDPKCSKTSVKTLAKKLVALNENNISDRVEIIVEHFRQNVMSELGGDAKAMIITSSREAAVKYYKILNEYLTKNGYFDMKTLVAFSGSVMVDGTEYSETMLNAISENLLTAKFDEKAYKFLVVANKYQTGFDQPKLCAMYVAKKLDGVNAVQTLSRLNRIYKPYDKKTFVVDFENSYDDIKDAFSRYYTTTILSSFITKKAIYDLEARIDGYYIFDMFDIEKLNNIIYDKTQYKEGNLSLNAKKAIEAICQRTKRAFDRLDIDEKRNFVKLLRAFVKIYEFLSLNLPFDDEKIHKKYKFITTILPYLITKKSNNNFKIDDKVKAINFRQEKTGEYSSRLKSDPLISPVSVTTSGSRDDKEERLSVIIDEINILNGGKLDKDLAIKSVYGVVKRVKNSQELKNSANNNSFDDFKLLYSSVIEEDLTNNYYKNEEFNSVLLNNEEMKNKIFNIFASDIYQGFRNSVV, encoded by the coding sequence ATGATAAAAACTAGGATAGATGAAAGATATGAGTTTCAAAGTGAAATTTTAGACTATTTAAAAAAGCATAATGGATATTTTATAAGAAAAAATAAAAACTATGATAAAAACTTCGCTATGGATTTTAAAGTGCTTTTTAAATTTTTAGAAATTACTCAAAAAGATGAGTTAATAAAACTTAAAAAAATTCATGAAAAAGATCTTGCAAAAACTATAATCAAAAGCATAAATAAAAGCATATCTTCATCAAATTTACTTAGGACTTTAAAAAATGGAGTTGAAATTTCAGGTATAAAGCTAAATTTACTCTATACAAAACCAGCTTCAAATTTAAACTCCGATTTAGTTGAAAAATACGATCAAAATATCTTTTCTGTGATAGAAGAGGTTAAAATTTCAGATAAAGAAAGAGTTGATTTAGTTTTGTTTTTAAACGGTTTTGCGATCATGTGTATAGAGCTTAAAACTCTACCTAATACCTACGAAGATGCTATAAATCAGTATAAAACTCAAAGAGATATAAATAATAGAATTTTTGCTAATAAAACTGGCGTTTTGGTGGCTTTTGCTATGGATAGAAATGAGTGCTATATGACTACAAAGCTAGATAAAGAAAAGACCATTTTTTTGCCTTTTAATATGGGCAAAGGAAAGGGCATAGATCAGGGTGGCGGAAATCCTATCTTTAAAGATAGAGCAAGTGTGTCATATATGTGGGAAGATGTCTTTAAAAAAGAGTCTGTGATAGAGTTGATTAGTAAATTTATAATGGATGATAAAAATTTAGTATTTCCTAGGTTTCATCAAAGAGATGTTATTAAAAAAATCATAGCTGATGTGCTTAAAAATAAAACTTCTAAAAACTATCTTATACAACATAGTGCTGGAAGTGGAAAGACCAAAACCATAGCTTGGCTATCTCACAGACTTGCAACACTTCATAATGAAAATGATAAAGTGATATTTAATAAAGTCGTAGTTGTAACTGATAGAGTTGTAGTTGATAGACAACTTCAAAACGCCATAGAAGCCCTTGGTTTAAAAGCGGGTTTTGTAGAAACTATGGATGATAGTAAAAACTCAAGCGATTTAGCTGCGGCTTTAAACTCAAATACTAAAATAATAGTCACAACTATACAGAAATTTCCTTATATTTTAGATAGTATCAAAAAACTAAAAGATCAAAATTTCGCTGTTATTATAGATGAGGCACACTCATCAACAAGCGGTAAAAATATGAGTGCTTTAAATGTAGCTTTGGGTGGTGGCGACGCACAAGATCAACTAGAAAAAGAAATCTTATCATTTGGTAAGCAAGATAATGTTTCTATGTTTGCCTTTACAGCTACGCCAAAAAACTCAACGATAGAGCTTTTTGGTAATATAAATAAAAATGGTCAAAAAGAGGCTTTTCATCTATACTCTATGAAACAAGCCATAGAAGAGGGCTTTATACTTGATGTGCTTAGTAATTATATGACTTATAAGACATATTTTGATCTAGTTAAGACAGTAGCAAATGATCCAAAATGTAGTAAAACTAGTGTGAAAACTCTAGCAAAAAAACTTGTAGCACTTAATGAAAATAATATATCTGATAGAGTAGAGATAATAGTAGAGCATTTTAGGCAAAATGTTATGAGTGAATTAGGCGGTGATGCAAAAGCTATGATAATAACCTCATCAAGAGAAGCAGCTGTGAAATACTATAAAATTTTAAATGAGTATCTTACTAAAAATGGCTACTTTGATATGAAAACTTTGGTGGCTTTTTCAGGTAGTGTGATGGTTGATGGCACTGAATACAGCGAAACTATGCTTAACGCTATAAGTGAAAATTTACTAACAGCTAAGTTTGATGAAAAAGCATATAAATTCCTAGTAGTGGCAAATAAATACCAAACAGGATTTGACCAGCCAAAACTATGTGCTATGTATGTAGCAAAAAAGCTAGATGGGGTAAATGCAGTTCAAACTCTATCAAGGCTAAATAGAATTTATAAACCATATGATAAGAAAACTTTTGTGGTGGATTTTGAAAATAGTTATGACGATATAAAAGATGCTTTTTCTAGGTATTATACAACTACGATTTTATCAAGCTTTATTACAAAAAAAGCTATTTATGATCTTGAAGCTAGGATAGATGGATATTATATCTTTGATATGTTTGATATAGAAAAGTTAAATAATATAATTTATGATAAAACTCAATACAAAGAAGGAAATTTAAGCTTAAATGCTAAAAAAGCCATAGAAGCGATTTGCCAAAGAACAAAAAGGGCTTTTGATAGATTGGATATTGATGAAAAAAGGAATTTTGTAAAACTGCTAAGGGCTTTTGTTAAAATTTATGAATTTTTATCTTTAAATTTGCCTTTTGATGATGAAAAAATCCATAAAAAATATAAATTTATAACTACTATTTTGCCATATCTAATCACCAAAAAATCAAATAATAACTTTAAAATAGATGATAAGGTAAAAGCTATAAATTTTAGACAGGAAAAAACAGGCGAGTATAGTAGTAGGCTAAAATCAGATCCTTTAATAAGCCCAGTAAGTGTTACTACTTCTGGAAGTAGAGATGATAAAGAAGAAAGACTATCAGTTATAATAGATGAGATAAATATACTAAATGGTGGAAAATTAGATAAAGATTTAGCTATAAAATCAGTATATGGCGTAGTAAAAAGGGTTAAAAACTCACAAGAATTAAAAAATAGTGCTAATAATAACTCATTTGATGATTTTAAGCTTTTATATAGTAGTGTTATAGAAGAGGATTTAACAAATAATTATTATAAAAACGAAGAGTTTAATAGCGTGCTTTTAAATAATGAAGAGATGAAAAATAAAATTTTTAACATCTTTGCTAGTGATATCTATCAAGGTTTTAGAAATAGCGTGGTTTAA
- a CDS encoding NlpC/P60 family protein: MIYKVFLKFTIFAIILTGCSTKQSNTPKAPDFMLSDNYFGEIVEFDYNESIGDLLNSVYKYEGSGAGGDCSGFITLLNSKNDEIYFNPNELHKHMTSYRKSEGIYNLYAANKGIFYKDPKPGDLIFFYNTTSNTKNSKKKHITHIGVIRDVYKDGRVSFVHNTRGKNKIDFMNLNRKNVNKTGSITQNSYIVRCQRGDSRCLTSNKFAGYGRVAR; encoded by the coding sequence ATGATTTATAAGGTTTTTTTAAAATTTACTATTTTTGCTATCATTTTAACAGGGTGTTCAACAAAGCAAAGTAACACTCCAAAAGCACCTGATTTTATGTTGAGTGATAATTATTTTGGCGAAATAGTTGAGTTTGATTATAATGAGAGTATTGGCGATCTTTTAAATAGTGTTTATAAATACGAAGGAAGTGGGGCAGGTGGGGATTGCTCTGGTTTTATAACTTTGCTTAACTCTAAAAATGATGAGATATACTTTAACCCAAATGAACTTCACAAACATATGACAAGCTATAGAAAAAGTGAAGGGATTTATAACCTTTACGCGGCAAATAAAGGTATATTTTATAAAGATCCAAAACCTGGTGATTTGATATTTTTCTACAATACCACAAGCAACACAAAAAACTCTAAGAAAAAGCATATTACTCACATTGGTGTAATTAGAGATGTGTATAAGGATGGCAGGGTGAGTTTTGTGCATAATACTAGAGGTAAAAACAAAATTGATTTTATGAATTTAAACCGTAAAAATGTAAATAAAACTGGCTCGATAACCCAAAATAGCTATATCGTAAGATGTCAAAGAGGTGATTCAAGATGTTTAACATCAAATAAATTTGCAGGTTATGGAAGAGTGGCTAGGTAG
- a CDS encoding SEL1-like repeat protein, with protein MKKAIIFACFVTCALFGNDNFIKADEAFAKGDFENAFKYSKLSCDDGNASYCFNLGILYDTGKGVEQDFKEAFKHYKLACDGGHASGCYNVGVFYSKGQGIEQDRKKAAKYYKISCDGGHIEGCFNLGVLYDNAKGIKQDFKEAFKYYKLSCDGKNATGCFNLGVLYDMGKGVEQDYEKAAKYYKLSCDNGHFGACFNLGSLYENTQGIQQNYDEALKYYKLACDNKTPQGCFNLGVLYYNAKGVRQNYSAAKEYFKKACDLGLQIGCDYYAKLNKQGY; from the coding sequence ATGAAAAAAGCTATTATTTTTGCATGTTTTGTAACTTGTGCTCTTTTTGGCAATGATAATTTTATCAAAGCCGATGAAGCTTTTGCAAAAGGTGACTTTGAAAACGCGTTTAAATACTCTAAACTTTCTTGCGATGATGGAAATGCAAGCTATTGTTTCAATCTTGGCATTTTATACGATACAGGTAAAGGCGTAGAGCAAGATTTCAAAGAGGCATTTAAACATTATAAATTAGCTTGCGATGGCGGACATGCAAGTGGTTGTTATAATGTCGGTGTTTTTTATTCAAAAGGTCAAGGTATAGAGCAAGATCGCAAAAAAGCAGCGAAATATTATAAAATATCTTGCGATGGTGGGCATATAGAAGGCTGCTTTAATCTTGGAGTTTTATACGATAATGCCAAAGGTATAAAGCAAGATTTCAAAGAGGCATTTAAGTATTATAAACTATCTTGCGACGGCAAAAATGCAACGGGCTGCTTTAATCTTGGAGTTTTATACGATATGGGTAAAGGTGTAGAGCAAGATTATGAAAAAGCGGCTAAATATTACAAACTATCTTGTGATAATGGGCACTTTGGAGCATGCTTTAACCTTGGTAGTTTATATGAAAATACTCAAGGCATACAGCAAAATTATGATGAAGCATTAAAATATTATAAATTAGCTTGTGATAATAAAACTCCACAAGGCTGCTTTAACCTTGGAGTTTTATACTACAACGCCAAAGGTGTAAGGCAAAACTATAGCGCAGCAAAAGAGTATTTTAAAAAGGCTTGCGATCTGGGATTACAGATTGGTTGCGATTATTACGCTAAATTAAACAAACAGGGGTATTAA
- a CDS encoding rhomboid family intramembrane serine protease — MVLNKNLFVTATLIALNFVVFFLSEFVVNKDVFFAYFGLNYFIFNGFYWQVFTTMFLHANFLHIAMNMAVLYQFGSILERYLGGVRFALVYIIGGIITSAFSVIYTYIMITYNSTVINLVGASGAISVLLGLLAYLDPHSRKGLIAAILIMSFVPMLAGIKIGWYAHLIGFGVGYLYGKIFKR, encoded by the coding sequence ATGGTTTTAAATAAGAATTTATTTGTAACAGCTACCTTGATAGCTCTTAATTTTGTGGTCTTTTTTTTATCAGAATTTGTAGTAAATAAAGATGTATTTTTTGCATACTTTGGGCTTAATTATTTTATATTTAATGGCTTTTATTGGCAGGTTTTTACTACGATGTTTTTGCATGCAAATTTCTTACATATCGCTATGAATATGGCGGTTTTGTATCAGTTTGGCTCTATTTTAGAAAGATATCTTGGAGGTGTGAGATTTGCTCTTGTTTACATTATAGGCGGAATTATAACATCAGCTTTTAGCGTAATATACACATATATAATGATAACATATAACTCAACAGTTATAAATTTAGTAGGGGCAAGTGGAGCTATATCGGTACTTTTAGGGCTACTTGCTTATCTTGATCCACATAGTAGAAAAGGGCTAATAGCTGCTATTTTGATAATGAGTTTTGTGCCGATGCTTGCAGGTATAAAAATAGGCTGGTATGCTCACTTGATAGGCTTTGGTGTTGGGTATCTGTATGGAAAAATTTTTAAAAGATAG
- the murA gene encoding UDP-N-acetylglucosamine 1-carboxyvinyltransferase: protein MQYLEIKGGKKLSGNVEISGAKNAALPLIAATILSKNSVEISNLPNVVDIKTLIKLLENLGATCEFKDNHCAKINASCINSTKATYDIVRKMRASILVLGPLLARFGHCEVSLPGGCAIGARPIDLHLSALEKMGATIEIKDGYVIANAKDGLKGAMISFDKITVTGTENIVMAASLAHGKTTIINAAKEPEVVALCKILDSNGVKIDGIGTDELVIHGTNGKLLDINSIKVIPDRIEAGTYLCAGAITNSKISITNCEPKHLGAVIAKLQEMGFEFEISGDKITILPADKIKPVEIITSEYPGFPTDMQAQFMAICTVANGTSLIDERLFENRFMHASELNRMGADIKLNGNVATIKGIKNLNGADVMATDLRASSALVLAALVANGATKVHRIYHLDRGYENLEGKLKALGADILRGDE, encoded by the coding sequence GTGCAGTATTTAGAGATAAAAGGTGGTAAAAAACTAAGTGGAAATGTAGAAATTTCAGGGGCAAAAAACGCAGCCCTACCATTAATAGCCGCTACAATTTTAAGCAAAAATAGCGTTGAAATTTCAAATTTACCAAATGTCGTTGATATAAAAACATTAATAAAACTTTTAGAAAATTTAGGGGCAACTTGTGAATTTAAAGATAATCATTGTGCCAAAATAAACGCATCTTGCATAAATTCTACCAAAGCTACATATGATATCGTTAGAAAAATGAGAGCTTCTATACTTGTTTTAGGTCCGCTTCTTGCTAGGTTTGGGCATTGTGAAGTATCTCTTCCTGGAGGGTGCGCAATAGGTGCTAGACCAATTGACTTACATCTTAGTGCTTTAGAAAAAATGGGTGCAACTATAGAAATAAAAGATGGTTATGTTATAGCTAATGCCAAAGACGGACTAAAAGGAGCTATGATAAGCTTTGATAAAATCACAGTTACTGGAACTGAAAATATAGTCATGGCTGCATCTTTAGCTCATGGCAAAACAACCATAATAAACGCTGCAAAAGAGCCAGAAGTGGTTGCTTTGTGTAAAATTTTAGATAGTAATGGAGTAAAAATAGATGGTATTGGTACTGATGAGCTTGTAATACATGGAACAAATGGCAAGCTTTTAGACATAAATAGCATCAAAGTTATCCCCGATAGAATAGAAGCAGGTACTTATCTATGCGCAGGAGCTATAACAAATTCTAAAATTTCTATCACAAACTGCGAGCCAAAACACTTAGGTGCAGTTATTGCTAAACTTCAAGAAATGGGCTTTGAGTTTGAAATTTCAGGTGATAAGATCACGATTTTACCAGCTGATAAAATAAAACCAGTAGAGATCATCACAAGCGAATATCCTGGTTTTCCAACCGATATGCAAGCGCAATTTATGGCGATTTGCACAGTAGCAAATGGCACAAGCTTGATAGACGAAAGGCTTTTTGAAAACCGCTTCATGCACGCTAGTGAGCTAAATAGAATGGGTGCTGATATAAAGCTAAATGGAAATGTCGCAACCATAAAAGGCATAAAAAATTTAAATGGAGCTGATGTTATGGCGACTGATTTAAGGGCTAGTTCGGCTCTGGTTTTAGCTGCTTTAGTGGCAAATGGCGCAACAAAAGTTCATAGAATTTATCATCTTGATAGAGGTTATGAGAATTTAGAAGGAAAGTTAAAGGCACTTGGTGCTGATATATTAAGGGGTGATGAGTGA